The Hirundo rustica isolate bHirRus1 chromosome 29, bHirRus1.pri.v3, whole genome shotgun sequence genome window below encodes:
- the PLEKHO1 gene encoding pleckstrin homology domain-containing family O member 1: MKKNNSAKRGHQDGNQQPVQPEKVGWVRKFCGKGIFREIWKNRYVVLKGDQLYISEKEVKDEKNIQEMFDLSDYEKCEELRKSKSRSKKNHSKFTLSHSRQPGNTAPNLIFLAVSPEEKESWINALNSAITRAKNRILDEVTVEEDSFLAHPTRDRAKIQHSRRPPTRGHLMAVASTSTSDGMLTLDLIQEEDASPEEHGTCEESFRVDLDKSVAHLTAGRRRSDSENTKSSEKGRTGSLPRQEVTSWDRAGQRKDSFDKGTMYTPQVPKKLSHSEKNKCASMEEILSRRDSSTHRAVLRKGLEAHFASAEPEQLSRIQELVALKLEKTQELLTEVKGYGEGKRKTKDSNTSTTITTTSSSSSSSKSDSERILQESERLLGEASSTWSQAKRVLQEIKELRDLYKQFELQQSDSKPKQSSQSQFRKSMM; this comes from the exons atgaaaaaaaataattctgcaaaaAGG GGGCACCAGGATGGAAACCAGCAACCTGTGCAGCCGGAGAAGGTCGGCTGGGTGCGGAAATTTTGCGGGAAAGGCATTTTTAGGGAAATCTGGAAAAACCGTTATGTGGTTCTGAAGGGAGATCAGCTTTACATCTCGGAGAAGGAG gtaaaagatgaaaaaaacatcCAGGAAATGTTTGACCTGAGCGACTATGAGAAATGTGAAGAGCTCCGGAAGTCCAAAAGTAGAAGCAAAAAGAACCACAGCAAATTTACCCTCTCGCACTCCAGGCAGCCTGGAAACACG GCACCAAATCTGATCTTCCTGGCTGTGAGTCCAGAAGAGAAAGAGTCCTGGATTAACGCCCTCAACTCTGCGATCACACGCGCTAAAAACCGGATCTTGGACGAG GTCACCGTTGAAGAGGACAGTTTCCTTGCCCATCCGACGCGTGACAGAGCCAAGATCCAGCACTCCCGGCGCCCTCCCACGCGGGGTCACCTCATGGCTGTG gcatcTACCTCAACCTCCGACGGAATGCTGACCCTTGACCTGATCCAGGAGGAAGACGCCTCTCCGGAGGAGCACGGCACCTGCGAGGAGAGTTTCCGGGTGGATCTGGACAAGTCCGTGGCACACCTCACTGCCGGGCGGCGCCGCTCGGACTCGGAGAACACCAAGTCGTCGGAGAAAGGGCGGACGGGGAGCCTCCCGCGACAGGAGGTGACCTcgtgggacagagctgggcagcgCAAGGACTCCTTTGACAAAGGGACCATGTACACGCCGCAGGTCCCCAAAAAGCTCTCGCACtcagaaaagaataaatgtgCCTCCATGGAAGAAATCCTGTCCCGACGGGACTCTTCCACGCACcgggctgtgctgaggaaggggctggaggctcATTTTGCCTCGGCAGAGCCGGAGCAGCTGTCCCGGATACAGGAACTGGTTGcactgaaactggaaaaaactcAGGAACTGCTGACGGAGGTGAAGGGCTACGGGGAAGGCAAGAGAAAGACCAAGGACTCCAACACCagcaccaccatcaccaccacatCTTCTTCCTCATCATCTTCCAAGTCGGACTCTGAAAGGATTCTGCAGGAATCTGagaggctgctgggggaggCTTCCTCCACCTGGAGCCAAGCCAAGAGGGTGCTGCAGGAGATCAAAGAGCTGAGGGACCTGTACAAACAGTTTGAGCTGCAGCAGTCAGACTCGAAGCCCAAACAGAGCTCACAGTCGCAGTTTAGGAAGAGCATGATGTGA